Part of the Candidatus Zixiibacteriota bacterium genome, GTATGTTGTGTGAAGATTGCCGCAAGCAGGATGCGACCGTGCATCTTAAGCAGGTTGTCAACAACCAGAAGGTGGTGCTCAACCTGTGCAGCGCCTGCGCCAAGCGGCGCGGTTTTTCGAACCCGCTGAAGAATATCCCCTTCCCGCTCGCCGACCTGCTTACATCGATGGTACCGACCACGACGTCCCGGCCGGACAACAAGTTGATGGAGCAGCGCTGTCCCGGGTGCGGGCTGTCGTACGACAAATTTGCCAAGACCGGCCGCCTCGGCTGCGGCCAGTGTTTCACCGCCTTCCGGCAGCCGCTGGCCGACCTGCTGCGCAAGATCCACGGTTCGAATCTGCATCGCGGCAAGCGTCAGAATGCGACCGCGGCCGGGATGGACTCGCTCAAGGAAGAGGCGCGGCTGAAGGACGAACTCAAAGCGGCGATCGAGAATGAAGATTTCGAGCGGGCCGCGCATATTCGCGACATGATTCGCGACTTGCAGGTCAAGCTGGAGGCCGATCATGTTCGATAGCATGCCGGAGCGGCTCAGTTCCTGGCTGACCGGTGAGGGCGCGGAATCCTCGATCGTGCTCTCGTCGCGCGTGCGGCTGGCGCGCAACATCAAAGGCCAGACCTTCCCGACGCACGCCGAATCGGAGAGCCGCGAGCAGGTCGTCAGTTTTGTCGAGTCGGCGATTCGCTCCAGCCGCGAG contains:
- a CDS encoding UvrB/UvrC motif-containing protein; the encoded protein is MLCEDCRKQDATVHLKQVVNNQKVVLNLCSACAKRRGFSNPLKNIPFPLADLLTSMVPTTTSRPDNKLMEQRCPGCGLSYDKFAKTGRLGCGQCFTAFRQPLADLLRKIHGSNLHRGKRQNATAAGMDSLKEEARLKDELKAAIENEDFERAAHIRDMIRDLQVKLEADHVR